One genomic region from Lynx canadensis isolate LIC74 chromosome E1, mLynCan4.pri.v2, whole genome shotgun sequence encodes:
- the RND2 gene encoding rho-related GTP-binding protein RhoN, protein MEGQSGRCKIVVVGDAECGKTALLQVFAKDAYPGSYVPTVFENYTASFEIDKRRIELNMWDTSGSSYYDNVRPLAYPDSDAVLICFDISRPETLDSVLKKWQGETQEFCPNAKVVLVGCKLDMRTDLATLRELSKQRLIPVTHEQGTVLAKQVGAVSYVECSSRSSERSVRDVFHVATVASLGRGHRQLRRTDSRRGLQRSAQLAGRPDRGTGTESEIHKDRAKSCNLM, encoded by the exons ATGGAGGGGCAGAGCGGCCGCTGCAAGATCGTGGTGGTGGGGGACGCGGAGTGCGGCAAGACGGCGCTGCTGCAGGTGTTCGCCAAGGACGCCTACCCTGGG AGTTATGTCCCCACCGTGTTTGAGAACTACACCGCGAGCTTTGAGATCGACAAGCGCCGCATTGAGCTCAACATGTGGGACACTTCAG GTTCTTCTTACTATGATAACGTCCGGCCTCTGGCCTATCCTGATTCAGATGCTGTGCTCATCTGCTTCGACATTAGCCGACCAGAAACATTGGACAGTGTCCTCAAGAAG tGGCAAGGGGAGACTCAGGAGTTTTGTCCCAATGCCAAGGTTGTGCTGGTTGGCTGTAAACTGGACATGCGCACGGACCTGGCCACACTGAGGGAGCTGTCCAAGCAGAGGCTTATCCCCGTTACACATGAGCAG GGCACCGTGTTGGCCAAGCAGGTAGGGGCTGTGTCCTATGTGGAGTGCTCCTCCCGGTCCTCTGAGCGCAGCGTCAGGGACGTCTTCCACGTGGCCACAGTGGCCTCCCTTGGCCGTGGCCATAGGCAGCTTCGTCGTACTGACTCACGCCGTGGACTGCAGAGATCCGCTCAGCTGGCAGGCCGGCCGGACCGGGGGACCGGGACCGAGAGCGAGATACACAAGGATAGAGCGAAGAGCTGCAATCTCATGtga